The Acetomicrobium sp. S15 = DSM 107314 genomic interval AGCGCCGATCCTGACGAAAAACTCCGTATGGCCGAAGATGCCAGTGAAGAGCGCTATAATCCAAGCCACCATAGGAGGGTGATCCAAGTAACCGATATCCAAGTGCTGAGCGTAGTTCCAATAATATGCTTCCTGCGGTATGAGCTCCATGGTGCCCATGAAAAAGAGGCGCAACAAGGCCGCATAGGATACGACTAATACTGTCACCATACCCCAATATACCTTTTCGCTACGCCTCAGGCTGGTCACAGGGAAAACGAAGAATGCCGATCCCAAATATGTAACTGCAGCTGACACCGCAATCGCCAACGTTACGGCCGCAAGCGGCGGCCATTCCCAAGAACAAGCCGCTGTGGCCAGAACCCCTCCGCGCAGGAAAAGGGCCGCCCCGGCCACGGCAAAAAACGCCACGCATTCCCTCCTGGGCGAAAGGTGAAATTGTCCCCTTCCGAAGGCGGCCTTGGCATTATAGAAATTGAGGAAGGCTGCGGGTATGAAGCTCACCACATGAGCTTGGCCTGGAGGAAAGCCCAGGGAAAACGCAGCCCAAAAGAGCAGAAAATCGAAGACCATGCCGGAGATCCCCACTACTGACGCGTAAACGCCGCCCCTTACGCTTCCTCCTTTGATCATACACCTTCCCCTCTCTGTCAAGGCTCGAAAAATAGCACCGCCATCAATTATCCCACGCCATTATCATTTCGCGGTTAGCACTTGGCCGGGTAGATCGCCTGTGGGCTTTCCATCGGATATGACTGGAATGCCGTTTACCAGGACATGCGCGATGCCATCCGGATATTGCCGCGGCTCCTCGAAGGTGGCGCGATCGGCAACACGAAGGGGGTCAAAAACCACAACATCGGCGGCAAGTCCTTCTTTTAGCACGCCGCGGTCTGTCAGGCGAAAGGCAGCAGCAGGAAGGCCCGTCATCTTTTTGACGGCTTCTTCGATGAAAAGCACCTTCTCCTCCCGGACGTATTTGCCTAATATCCTCGGGAACGTCCCGAAAAGTCTCGGGTGAGGCTTCCCCGAGCCGTATATGCCGTCTGTTCCAACCATAACCCAGGGCCTCTTCATGACCTCGATGAGGCTTTCCTCGCAGTTCTGGAAGACGACCATGGTAGCCTTGTTCTTTTCCTCCAATACGATGTCTATGACGGCGGCGATGGGATCACAGCCGCGTTCTGCAGCGATAGCAGCTATGCTCTTGCCCACGATCGCGGGGTTGTTGCTTCCCACGGAGGATACGATCACGTTCTCCCATCCTTCTCTCTTTCCCCGGTCCTCCCAGGAAGGCGTAGGGTGAGCGAACGATTCCTTGATCTTTTCCCTCTCTGCTGGATCGCTCAAGCGTGACAGGAGCATATGAGCGCCGCCGGCGTGTACCCATGGCGGCAGACAGGCCGAAAGGGCTGTGGAGCCGGCTATATATGGATATTGGTCGGCTGTTATCGCTAACCCTTCTTTCTTATGATTTTCCAGATTGTCCAAAATTTCCTTTGCTCTCCCCCAATTGTTTTTGCCGATGGTCTTCAGATGCGATATGTGGAGGTGTACACCGGACGCGCGGGATACATCAAGCATCTCGCGATGGGCGTCCATTATGCTGTCGGCTTCGTTACGGACGTGAACTACCAGGGCGCCGGAGCGTCCTGCCACAACCTTGCACAACTCTACGAGCTCATCAAAGGCGGCATAGCAGCAGGGAGGATATATGAGACCCGTAGAAAGCCCGAGCGCACCAGAACACATGCACTCATCCAAGATTTCTTTCATCCTGTTTAACTCGTCTCGAGAGGCATGACGATCTTCCATGCCCATGACAGCTATGCGCACGGCGCCGTGGCTCGCAAGTGCTCCTATGTTATTGATGATCCCCTTCCTGCTATACTGTTTTAGGTATTCGGCAAAAGAACTCCAATCCCATTCGATATTTGGCGTGCCCAAAAGCCCTGCCAAATGCTCTTGAAGCATCTCCTTCGCACCAGCGGAAGTGAGAGGAGCTAAACCCAGGCCGTCTTGGCCCAATATTTCCGTGGTAACCCCCTGCCTTACCTTTTCCTCCAAATGGGGATTGTCGAGAAGCATTAAGTCACTGTGGCTATGCGTGTCGATAAACCCAGGAGTTACACAGAGCCCACCAGCATCGATGACGGTTTTGGCTCCTTCCTCTATGCGTCTGGCAATCGAGGCGATCTTGCTGCCTGAAATAGCCACGTCGGAGATAAAGCCCGGGGCACCTGTGCCGTCTATTACGGTGCCGCCCTTGATCAGCACGTCATACATGACGAGATCCCTCCTTAGATCTTAGTGATAGGCTCTTAGTCGGCACATCTGCCGCCGTCTACTAAAAGAAGCGTACCCGTGACGAAGTCAGAGGCTTTCGAGGCGAGGTATACGATCGCTCCCGCCACGTCCTCGGGGGTCCCGAGCCTCCCCATGGGTATGCTCCTCGCTATGCTTTCATAATGATCGCCCACCTTGAGATAATCGCGCGTCAGGTCGGTCTCTACATAGGCCGGCCCTATGGCGTTCACGTTGACGCCACAGGGGGCGAGTTCCATGGCGAGTACCTTGGTCAAAAGCAAAACACCGGCTTTGCTTGCCGCATACGCCGAATGGTTGGGATGCCCAAGCACCGACGACACGGAGCCCATGTTTATGATTTTGCCGTGCCCCTGAGCCTTCATAATCTTGGCCGCTTCTTTGCAGCACAAGAAGGTCCCCTTCAGGTTTACGTTCATGATCTTGTCCCAATCTTCTTCCGGGAACTCCACTACGGGAAGCCTCTTGTTGATCCCGGCCATGTTGACTAAGATATCCAACTTGCCGTAAGTCTTCATTATGTCGTCGAAAACCTGTGAAACCTGACCCGAACGGGTGATATCGGCATCGAAAAACGATATATCCCTTCCCATGGCACCGAAGTCGCTCTCGAGATGCCGCACCTTCGATGTGTCCAAGTCCACAACCGTCACATGGCAGCCGTGCTGCCCCAAGGCCAAAACTGCTTCTCTGCCTAAGCCGCCGGCTCCACCAGTGACGGCTGCTATCTTGTCCGTGAGGTCAAAGAGGCCTCTGTAATCTTTAGAGAGCATCCTTATCTTCCTTCCCTCTCATAACGGCACCTTGGGAAGAAGACCCCACCATTGCCCTGTAGATATCGAGATATCCGCCTGGGAAACGCCTATAGGGCCTGCGCGGCGTGGCGCATTTGAGGCGCTCTTCTATTTCGGTATCCGAAAGTCGCACATTGAGCTTCCTGTTCGGGATGTCTATGTCGATCACGTCGCCATCCCTGAGGGCAGCTATGGGACCACCATCCGCAGCCTCTGGGGACACATGGCCGATACACGGCCCCCTCGTGGCGCCGGAAAACCTGCCATCCGTAATCATGGCGACCGAGTCACCCAGACCCATGCCGACGATGAGCGCGGCAGGTATGGAAAGCTCCCTCATGCCAGGCCCTCCCTTGGGACCTTCGTACCGCACCACGAGTACGTCGCCTGGCTTTACCGTCTTGCCCAGAAGCGACTCCCTCACGTCCTCCTCGCTGTCAAACACCTTGGCCGGCCCGGTGTGGACCATCATTTTGGGGTCAACCCCGCTTTGTTTTACGATGGCGCCTTCAGGGGCGAGGTTTCCCTTAAGTACAGCAAGTCCTCCTTCGTGGCTTATGGGATCGTCCAACGGACGAATCACATCTCTCCTCACGATTTTGGCCTTTTCCAGGAGCTCGCCGAGGCACATGCCGGTAACGGTGAGCACCTCGAGATTGAGAAGAGGGGAAAGCTCCTTCATCACCGCGCCTACGCCGCCCGCTTCGTGTAAGTCCTTGACGTTAAACTGCGCTGCGGGCTTAAACTTCGCTATGCACGGCGTCTTACGGCTTAAACTGTCGAACATTTCAAGCGGTATAGATATGCCAGCCTCCGCGGCAATAGCTGGCAGATGCAACACGGCGTTCGATGAACCGCCCGTGGCTAATACAAACTTAATGGCGTTCTCGAAGGCCTTTGCTGTCATTATATCCCTCGGCCTTACGCCTTCCTCAACCAACGCTACGGCGCGCCTGCCGGTGTATTTTGCGAGCCTCAGGCGACCCGAAGAGACAGCCGGCACAGTAGCAGCCCCGGGGAGGGCCATACCTAAGGCCTCTATGACACATCCCATGGTGCTGCCCGTTCCCATCATGGCGCATACGCCGGCAGTGGGGCAACTTTCAGACTCGACCTGGATGAACTCTTCATCGCTCATGGCTCCCACGCTGACCTTTCCCATGCCCTCTTTTATGTCGCACATCACCCATTCCTTGCCCAAAAATTTCCCCGGCACCATGGGGCCGGCGGGCAAGAATATAGAGGGGAGGTTTATTCGCGCGGCGGCCATAAGCATGGCCGCAGGGGACTTGTCGCAGGAGGCCAAAAACACCGCCCCGTCAAAGAGGTCTATGTGGCCACCTATCATAGTCTCTATTTCCGCGGCCATGAGCTCTCGGCTGGGTAGGACATAATGCATTCCTGCCCCTTGAGCCCATCCGTCACAGATAGAAATCGTGTGAAACTCGACAGGCACGCCACCGGCGCTCCACACACCGGCTTTCACGTGCTCGGCCAAGGTCTTTAAATGCATGCACCCAGGGTGAATCTCGCTATAGGCGCTCACTACGGCTATTACGGGCTTGTTTATATCCTCGTCCGTATATCCGGCAGCCCTGAACATCTGCCGCGGATAAGCTCCGGTGACTCCTTCAAGAACCTGATGTTTTCGACTCGTCATTTCTCCACCCCCGCAAGATCTTTAGGCGTTATGATATATTAGTCTAAACTATAAATGCCAAAAATGCAGCGAGCGTGAAAGGCCATGAATATTGTCGTTCTGGTAAAGATCGTGCCCGATATAGAAAAAGTCACGTTCAACGTGGAAAACGGCACGGTGGACAGGGCTTCCGCACCTCAGGAGGTCAACCCCTTCGACCTGAACGCCCTCGAAGAGGCGGTAAAGATCAAAGAAAAGGTCGGTGGAAGGGTGACAGCCGTGTGTATGGGACCTCCCGAAGCGAAGGAGGCCCTCAAAGATGCCCTGGCGAGGGGCGCCGACAGGGCGATTTTGCTTTCGGACAAGAAGCTGGCCGGCTCTGACACCCTTGCCACCTCATACGCGCTCTCCAGCGCCATAAAAAAGCTGGGCGAATTCGACCTGATATTGTGCGGCGAAAAGGCCACAGACGGCGACACGGGCCAAGTGGGGGCCGAAACAGCGGAGCATTTGGGCATTCCCCACGCCTATTACGTCTCGCTCCTTTCCATCGAAGGAGAAAAAGCCGTCGTGCATTCAGAGATGGAAGACAGGCTCCTCGTCATGGAATTTCCTCTGCCAATGTTAGTCTCCGTGACCAAAGACATAAACACCCCCCGGCTGCCATCGCTTAAAAGCAAGCTCGCTTCCCGCAAAAAGGAGGTAGAGGTATGGTCCGCCGTTGACATAGGAGCAGACGAAACTAAGCTTGGTTTCCCGGGCTCTCCCACGATGGTTTACAAGGTAACGTTTCCCACCGAAGAAGGAAGAAAAGGCCTTATTTTCAAAGACACAAACGAGGGAGTCAAAGGAATAGCCAAAGCCCTCACGTTTTTTAAGGCTTAACCACCTACGCGTAACCTCAAGGTCAGGTCTTTTCTTTTGTATTTTTACCCCTTCTAACTCTTGTTCTCCCTCACTTCTACATCTACCTTAGCTCACCCGCGCAGGCGATGACTTGACTCATCTCATTTACCTCTTTTGAACCGTATCTCTCATATCTAAAAGCAGAACCACTCTGACCTCATAACCAACACTTCTAATTGAGTAAGAGGCTGCCCGAAGTTTTGCCTGCGCTGTGGCCTGCAACCGACTTTACTCCCAATAACACAGCAAAGATACTGATATGCCAGCTGAAAAATCGATTAAGTTTTTCTTTAGATTGATATAAAAGGCAGGGTATTGTTTTTGGTAACAGGCGTCAGCATTTCAGTCCATATATAACATCGAGGATTGAGCCATCACGATACTCCACTATCGCAGCAATCCGCGATTCGTCAAATCCAATTGGATCCATACAGCCAGTAAGAGTTTCTGTTTCCATACGTAGTTTTTCAATATCGATCACGCGAACGCCACCTTTAAGGGCTAACTTCAGAAGGTCCTCCCTGCGTGGGCTGATACATACGCCTCGTTCGGTAACAATCGCATCTACGCACGCGCCGGGGGTACAGATGGTTTGGACATTCTTTTTGATAGAAGGCAATCCCTTACGGAAGCTAGGCAAGACTACTACAGTTAACGCCGCACCAGCTGCTGCATCGGGATGGCCCCCCATCCCGCTACGCAAACGCCCATTATGACCAGTCAAAAGGTTGACGTTAAAATCCACGTCGACATCAAGGGCACCTAAAACGGCTACGTCGAGTTGATGGGTCATGCATCCGGCATTGAAGGGATTCGCATACCAAGAGGCATCAATTTCATAATGGGTAGAATTTCGAAGCATAGAAGCCCCCATAGCTGGGTCGAAACTCTGAACATCGTAAAGAGCCTTAAATAGACCTTCTTCCAGTAAGGGAACCATATCGGCAGTGATGCCACCAAGAGCAAAACTGCCTGCAACCCCTTTTTGCTGCATATATGCACGCACATATTGCGTCACTGCCATGGAGATCCCCCCTCCACCGGCCTGATAGGAAAAACCAGGACGAATGGCGCCAGAGGCAACGATTAGTTCATAGGCATGATAAGCCAATGCCAACTGTGTAGGGCTTTTGGTGACGCGTATCGATCCAGTAGCCAACTCTCGAGGGTCACCGATAGAATCCAACACTACCACTTGGTGTACTAAATATTGTGGGATGGAAATACGGGGAGTCAGGGGGAATTCGACTAAATTATCAGTAACTGCGATTACATGTCTGGCAAAACGGGCGTCATGAATGCCATAACCTAAAGAACCAAACGCCGAGGGGCCACTTATGCCAGTCATGTTGCCGCACTTATCACATGCAGAGGCGGCCACAAAAGCCACATCGATAGATATGGATCCCTCCTCTACAGCTCGAGCGCGGCCGCCATGGGTTCGGATAACAACGGGTGGGAGATATTCATTCTTAGTCTGATAATAGTCACCCACAGCACCTCGAATGGAGGCACAAATCTGTCGGATCAAACCAGAGTTGATATAATCCACTACAAAGTCATGACACTCTAATAACGCTGAACTTACCAGCGTAAGATCCTTAAATCCCATATTGTCAAGCTCTGCCAGTACTTGAGAAATCACTCTATCGCCATTTCTTAGATGATGATGAAAACTGATAGTCATTCCGTCGCGAAGACCAGAACGCTCAATAGCTGCTCGCAGGTCAGGCGCTACTTTATTTGTGTTAATTGGAATCACATCACGCTTGACTGCCGCAATAGCATTGAAGGTAGGAGACGTAGTAACTCCTGTTACTCCAGCGAACGGACGAACGCTACCTATCCCTGACAGCTCAGTAGGGACTAAGCGTCCGGCTGCGTTTTTTACCATATTCACGGCAATACCTCCTCGGGATCACAAGGAATGCCAGCTTGCGCCAACACGTGTATAGCTTGACGGATAACTGGACCATCTACCATCTTTCCGTTAACGCTGAAGACGCCACGCCCTTCTGCACGAGCTACCTTCGCCGCGGCAATCACATCCATAGCGTGGAACAAAATCTCCTCAGGAGGATAAAAACCTTCGTTAATAACTCGAATCTGAGAAGGATGAATTGCTGACTTGCCAGCAAAACCCATCGCTGCAGCCAACTTGGTGCTGGCCAGTAGACCTTCCATATTGTCAATGTCCGTGTAAACGGAGTCAAAACAATCGATCCTCGCTGCTTTTGCTGCTAAAACTACACGACTTTTTACATAAGCTAATTCTTCACCAGACAATGTCCTTCGAATGCCCATATCAGCCATTAAGTCCTGTTCACCCAATCCAATACCTTTTACGCGAGAACAACTGCGCACTAAATTTGCTACATTCTCTACGGCTCGTGCCGATTCCAGCAGGATGTGAAGGCCAATACCGCCCTCAGGCAACCCATTAGCCCTCTCGAGCTCTGATATTTTTCTATCAACCGTACATATGTCATCTGTAGACTCAACTTTCGGCAAGCGAATCACATCAGGATTTGCCGGAACAACCTCTATCAAATCCGCCTCCCACCATGGAGTAGACACATCGTTAATTCTAACCACTTTCCCAACATCGCCAAAAGAAAGACAACGCAGCGCATAGGTTACAAGGCGTCGAGCTTCATCTTTATGCCTTGGGGCCACGGCATCCTCCAAGTCAAGAATTACACAATCAGCGCCCAGAGAAGCACAACTTTGTAGCATGGCTGGGTTATTACCTGGGACAAAAAGCAATGAACGCTTAAGCTTTAATGCCATCTGGCATCTTTCCTTCCAGCGCTCGCTCAAGTGCTACCTCTATCCTGGCACAAATCACAAAAGTCAAGGCGCCAAAATCTTCTACCGCCAAACGAACCTTCGGCATGCCATAACGCGCTAAAATTTCTCGAATCAGTGTATCAGTACGAGTAGCAAAAAGCTGACTGTTTTCACCCCTATAAATCCACTCTGTCCTTTCAGCCGGCTCGACCATAACGAGGCAGTCGCACTTTTCGCTGGAACCAGCCTGCACTGTATGTAAAACCATCCCCTACCTCCTCCGTTGCTATTTAATCATTCACAGAAATCATTTTTTAACGACAATCTCATCATTTAGGGCTCATACGAACCATGGGTATAGATATGCTTCTCTGAACATGCGCCTTAAAAATATTATTGTAGAGAATATGACGATATCCGCGCTCGTTGCTTTGTGAGTAGATAAAGGAGAAGCAAAATTATTAACCCGCAAATATCCGAAAGTATACCAGGATAAAGCAATACCAACGAACCTGTCAAAGCTAACAAACGTTCATACCAATGTAGAGGAGCCATCATGTAGTTTTCCGAGGCGGAGGCTAACAAAAACACACCGATAATGGCTGTGACCACGGCCTGTGTCGTAGTAATCCAGCTGGTAACGTTGGTCAACAAGATCTCAGGAGCCAAGACAAAAATAAAAGGAACAATAAAACCAGGCAGTGCTAACTTTACAGCAGTAAAGGCTGTCCTGTTTGGATCTGATCCGGCAATGCCAGCAGCAGTATAGGCTCCCACGCAAACCGGAGGAGTTACCGTAGACAACACAGCATAAAAGAATACAAACATATGGGCATCCAAAGGATTAACACCTAACAAGACCATAGCAGGGGCTGCTACTACACTAGCCATGACATAGCTGGCCGTTGAGGGCATTCCCATACCAAGAAGTACGGAAAGAATCATTGCCATTATCAGTGTAAATATCAAATGTCCCTGAGTTAAGGCAAGAATGGCGTCACCGATACGCAAGGCAATGCCGGTAGCTCCCATCATGCCAACTGCTACTCCGACAATAATACAAGCCATAGCAACTGAAAGAGCTACCTTGGAACCACTCTCTAAAGCAGATATCAGTGCCTTCACGCTCAGACGATCAGATTTCTTCACAAAACTAAGGAGCACGCAGCTGATAATGCCCCAGCATCCTGAATAAAGCGGATTATACCCTTTTACAAGAAAGTAAACTATGATAAACAGAGGAATTGCTTTATAACCGCTATTTAAGAACACTTTGCCAGCCTTGGGTAATGTATCCTTGGAAAGGCCTTGGAGTCCAAGTCGAGAAGCCTCAAGACTGAGAGAACACCAAATACCCCAGAAATAAAGAAAGGCAGGAATAATCGCAGCCAAAATGACCTTAGTATAGGAGATACTGAGGGCATCTGCAATTATGAACGCCGCGGCACCCATGACAGGAGGCATGATTTGACCACCAGATGAAGCTGCTGCCTCTACGGCTGCAGCAAAGTGAGACGGATATCCAATTTGTTTCATCAGCGGAATTGTAAAAGTGCCAGTAGTAGCCACATTAGCCGAGGTACTACCGCTAATGGTTCCCATAAGGGCGCTAGACACCACAGCAATCTTTGCCGGCCCACCTTTACGATGTCCCGTAAGAGCCATGGCGATGTCATTGAAAAAATCCGCTGTATTGGTTACCTTCAAAAAGGCTCCAAACAAAATAAACAGATAAATGTAAGTGGCAGAAACACCTGTTACCAAACCAAAAAGGCCATCGGTGGTAAGATAGAGTTCTTCAATAATACGGGGTACCGACAGCCCAAAGTGCTGAAGCGGGCCGGGCATAGAACGTCCAAAATAGGCAAAGAGTAAAAATAAAGAACAGAAACAGGGGAGAATATAACCTAAGACTCGGCGTCCAGCCTCAAAAACTAAAGCCGTGAAGATTCCACCAAGGACTATTTCATAGCCATAGGTTATACCTGCACGCAAGGCTATGCTCTCGTAGCCAAAAAAGACATAAAGGGCACAACCAGCTGAAGCTATAGCCAAAAACCAATCCAAGAGAGACGCTCGATTTCGTGGCGAATTTTTCGAAGCTGGATACAACAAAAAGATCATAAATAATACAAAAGCCACGTGAAAGCTACGCTGCTGCATGGTAGGCAAGAGCCCAAAAAAAGCTGTATAGAGTTGAAAAACTGCAAGGGAAACCGCCAACACCGTAATGAGCTTGCCTACAGGGCCCATTAAAAGGCGCTGCTTTCCTGCTTGGGTAGCAGTAGTTCTATTGGTGGTATTAGATGGCGTAATAATGGAAACAGGAGAACTCATAAAAATCACCTCTGATTATAGATACAAAGCAGTAGGATAGAACATTTAGACCCTCGTTTTTAAACATCACCCGACATGCGCCTTAGACATTCAATTGTGCCCATCGATCCGAGCTGCCAATTGTGTCTAACCTATCCGCACCGTTTTTGCCAGACAGGAGCGCTAATTTAACCCCGTGTTCATCCTCACGCATTTGCTGTCCTTTGAGAGCCTGAGACTACGTTTACGCTAACTCGTCATAACAATTTAGCTTGATAATGTAATCCTTAGAGCATAAGCATTTATTTCCGCTACAACTGCCCCTTCGGATTTCACCTTACTGTGAAGACTCTCATCTTGGATAACAGGCTGCACTGTCTCGCCTACCAGTAGACCTTTTCCCAGAG includes:
- a CDS encoding HpcH/HpaI aldolase/citrate lyase family protein, giving the protein MALKLKRSLLFVPGNNPAMLQSCASLGADCVILDLEDAVAPRHKDEARRLVTYALRCLSFGDVGKVVRINDVSTPWWEADLIEVVPANPDVIRLPKVESTDDICTVDRKISELERANGLPEGGIGLHILLESARAVENVANLVRSCSRVKGIGLGEQDLMADMGIRRTLSGEELAYVKSRVVLAAKAARIDCFDSVYTDIDNMEGLLASTKLAAAMGFAGKSAIHPSQIRVINEGFYPPEEILFHAMDVIAAAKVARAEGRGVFSVNGKMVDGPVIRQAIHVLAQAGIPCDPEEVLP
- a CDS encoding N-acyl-D-amino-acid deacylase family protein — translated: MYDVLIKGGTVIDGTGAPGFISDVAISGSKIASIARRIEEGAKTVIDAGGLCVTPGFIDTHSHSDLMLLDNPHLEEKVRQGVTTEILGQDGLGLAPLTSAGAKEMLQEHLAGLLGTPNIEWDWSSFAEYLKQYSRKGIINNIGALASHGAVRIAVMGMEDRHASRDELNRMKEILDECMCSGALGLSTGLIYPPCCYAAFDELVELCKVVAGRSGALVVHVRNEADSIMDAHREMLDVSRASGVHLHISHLKTIGKNNWGRAKEILDNLENHKKEGLAITADQYPYIAGSTALSACLPPWVHAGGAHMLLSRLSDPAEREKIKESFAHPTPSWEDRGKREGWENVIVSSVGSNNPAIVGKSIAAIAAERGCDPIAAVIDIVLEEKNKATMVVFQNCEESLIEVMKRPWVMVGTDGIYGSGKPHPRLFGTFPRILGKYVREEKVLFIEEAVKKMTGLPAAAFRLTDRGVLKEGLAADVVVFDPLRVADRATFEEPRQYPDGIAHVLVNGIPVISDGKPTGDLPGQVLTAK
- a CDS encoding citrate lyase acyl carrier protein, which translates into the protein MVLHTVQAGSSEKCDCLVMVEPAERTEWIYRGENSQLFATRTDTLIREILARYGMPKVRLAVEDFGALTFVICARIEVALERALEGKMPDGIKA
- a CDS encoding SDR family NAD(P)-dependent oxidoreductase, translating into MLSKDYRGLFDLTDKIAAVTGGAGGLGREAVLALGQHGCHVTVVDLDTSKVRHLESDFGAMGRDISFFDADITRSGQVSQVFDDIMKTYGKLDILVNMAGINKRLPVVEFPEEDWDKIMNVNLKGTFLCCKEAAKIMKAQGHGKIINMGSVSSVLGHPNHSAYAASKAGVLLLTKVLAMELAPCGVNVNAIGPAYVETDLTRDYLKVGDHYESIARSIPMGRLGTPEDVAGAIVYLASKASDFVTGTLLLVDGGRCAD
- the ilvD gene encoding dihydroxy-acid dehydratase; amino-acid sequence: MTSRKHQVLEGVTGAYPRQMFRAAGYTDEDINKPVIAVVSAYSEIHPGCMHLKTLAEHVKAGVWSAGGVPVEFHTISICDGWAQGAGMHYVLPSRELMAAEIETMIGGHIDLFDGAVFLASCDKSPAAMLMAAARINLPSIFLPAGPMVPGKFLGKEWVMCDIKEGMGKVSVGAMSDEEFIQVESESCPTAGVCAMMGTGSTMGCVIEALGMALPGAATVPAVSSGRLRLAKYTGRRAVALVEEGVRPRDIMTAKAFENAIKFVLATGGSSNAVLHLPAIAAEAGISIPLEMFDSLSRKTPCIAKFKPAAQFNVKDLHEAGGVGAVMKELSPLLNLEVLTVTGMCLGELLEKAKIVRRDVIRPLDDPISHEGGLAVLKGNLAPEGAIVKQSGVDPKMMVHTGPAKVFDSEEDVRESLLGKTVKPGDVLVVRYEGPKGGPGMRELSIPAALIVGMGLGDSVAMITDGRFSGATRGPCIGHVSPEAADGGPIAALRDGDVIDIDIPNRKLNVRLSDTEIEERLKCATPRRPYRRFPGGYLDIYRAMVGSSSQGAVMRGKEDKDAL
- a CDS encoding TRAP transporter permease, which produces MSSPVSIITPSNTTNRTTATQAGKQRLLMGPVGKLITVLAVSLAVFQLYTAFFGLLPTMQQRSFHVAFVLFMIFLLYPASKNSPRNRASLLDWFLAIASAGCALYVFFGYESIALRAGITYGYEIVLGGIFTALVFEAGRRVLGYILPCFCSLFLLFAYFGRSMPGPLQHFGLSVPRIIEELYLTTDGLFGLVTGVSATYIYLFILFGAFLKVTNTADFFNDIAMALTGHRKGGPAKIAVVSSALMGTISGSTSANVATTGTFTIPLMKQIGYPSHFAAAVEAAASSGGQIMPPVMGAAAFIIADALSISYTKVILAAIIPAFLYFWGIWCSLSLEASRLGLQGLSKDTLPKAGKVFLNSGYKAIPLFIIVYFLVKGYNPLYSGCWGIISCVLLSFVKKSDRLSVKALISALESGSKVALSVAMACIIVGVAVGMMGATGIALRIGDAILALTQGHLIFTLIMAMILSVLLGMGMPSTASYVMASVVAAPAMVLLGVNPLDAHMFVFFYAVLSTVTPPVCVGAYTAAGIAGSDPNRTAFTAVKLALPGFIVPFIFVLAPEILLTNVTSWITTTQAVVTAIIGVFLLASASENYMMAPLHWYERLLALTGSLVLLYPGILSDICGLIILLLLYLLTKQRARISSYSLQ
- a CDS encoding electron transfer flavoprotein subunit beta/FixA family protein, with protein sequence MNIVVLVKIVPDIEKVTFNVENGTVDRASAPQEVNPFDLNALEEAVKIKEKVGGRVTAVCMGPPEAKEALKDALARGADRAILLSDKKLAGSDTLATSYALSSAIKKLGEFDLILCGEKATDGDTGQVGAETAEHLGIPHAYYVSLLSIEGEKAVVHSEMEDRLLVMEFPLPMLVSVTKDINTPRLPSLKSKLASRKKEVEVWSAVDIGADETKLGFPGSPTMVYKVTFPTEEGRKGLIFKDTNEGVKGIAKALTFFKA
- the citF gene encoding citrate lyase subunit alpha encodes the protein MVKNAAGRLVPTELSGIGSVRPFAGVTGVTTSPTFNAIAAVKRDVIPINTNKVAPDLRAAIERSGLRDGMTISFHHHLRNGDRVISQVLAELDNMGFKDLTLVSSALLECHDFVVDYINSGLIRQICASIRGAVGDYYQTKNEYLPPVVIRTHGGRARAVEEGSISIDVAFVAASACDKCGNMTGISGPSAFGSLGYGIHDARFARHVIAVTDNLVEFPLTPRISIPQYLVHQVVVLDSIGDPRELATGSIRVTKSPTQLALAYHAYELIVASGAIRPGFSYQAGGGGISMAVTQYVRAYMQQKGVAGSFALGGITADMVPLLEEGLFKALYDVQSFDPAMGASMLRNSTHYEIDASWYANPFNAGCMTHQLDVAVLGALDVDVDFNVNLLTGHNGRLRSGMGGHPDAAAGAALTVVVLPSFRKGLPSIKKNVQTICTPGACVDAIVTERGVCISPRREDLLKLALKGGVRVIDIEKLRMETETLTGCMDPIGFDESRIAAIVEYRDGSILDVIYGLKC